A section of the Oncorhynchus gorbuscha isolate QuinsamMale2020 ecotype Even-year linkage group LG06, OgorEven_v1.0, whole genome shotgun sequence genome encodes:
- the LOC124037924 gene encoding SPRY domain-containing SOCS box protein 3-like, whose amino-acid sequence MSRRSRNSRAWRYVWSGLRRDADSRALVLSSESEEWGYERLQYSDSDSEPDYRPVVPPVPSAVPVTGESYCTCDSQAEPSYNPHLRGFHRIKDCHCGEEDQDFDWVWDDSNRSTATLMTCDNRKVNFHTEYSCGTAAIRGSKELADGQHFWEIKMTSPVYGTDMMVGIGTCDVNLDKYRHTFCSLLGKDDDSWGLSYTGLLHHKGDKVNFSSRFGQGSIIGVHLDTWHGTLTFFKNRKCIGVAATELQNKHFYPMACSTAAKSSMKVIRSCFTPTSLQYLCCARLRKLLPECPDTLSVLPLPPGLRHLLHNKLGWVLRLNNGLLGAPGRGGLGSHLPPTAPLAGALSSESDDSEGCSSDPEACQRKRCRWT is encoded by the exons ATGTCAAGACGGAGCAGAAACAGCCGGGCATGGCGTTACGTGTGGAGTGGACTACGGCGAGATGCTGATTCCCGGGCGCTGGTACTGTCCTCAGAAAGTGAAGAGTGGGGCTACGAACGCTTACAG TACAGTgactcagactctgagccagactACCGTCCCGTGGTGCCACCGGTCCCCAGTGCCGTGCCCGTTACCGGAGAGTCGTACTGCACCTGCGACTCCCAGGCCGAGCCCAGCTACAACCCACATCTCCGGGGCTTCCACCGCATCAAAGACTGCCACTGTGGAGAGGAAGACCAGG ACTTTGACTGGGTGTGGGACGATAGTAACCGCTCCACGGCCACGTTGATGACCTGCGACAACCGCAAAGTAAACTTCCACACAGAGTACAGCTGCGGCACAGCAGCCATAAGAGGCTCCAAGGAGCTGGCAGATGGACAGCACTTCTGGGAGATCAAGATGACATCACCAGTGTACGGGACAGATATG ATGGTAGGCATCGGAACCTGTGACGTGAACCTGGATAAGTACAGACATACCTTCTGCAGCCTGTTGGGGAAAGATGACGACAGCTGGGGTCTCTCCTACACTG GTCTGTTACATCATAAAGGAGACAAGGTGAACTTCTCCTCACGTTTCGGCCAGGGCTCAATCATCGGAGTGCACCTGGACACATGGCATGGAACACTCACCTTCTTTAAGAACCGCAAGTGCATAG GGGTGGCGGCTACGGAGCTACAGAACAAGCATTTCTACCCCATGGCGTGTTCCACAGCAGCCAAGAGCAGCATGAAGGTGATCCGCTCCTGCTTCACGCCCACTTCCCTGCAGTACCTGTGCTGTGCTCGCCTACGCAAGCTCCTCCCTGAGTGCCCAGACACCCTGAGCGTACTGCCGCTGCCCCCTGGCCTGCGCCATCTGCTGCACAATAAGCTGGGCTGGGTCCTCCGCCTCAACAACGGCCTCCTGGGGGCTCCAGGGAGGGGGGGCTTGGGGTCTCACTTGCCCCCTACGGCCCCCTTGGCTGGGGCCTTGTCCTCTGAAAGCGATGACTCTGAGGGGTGTTCGTCGGACCCTGAGGCATGTCAGAGGAAGAGATGTCGTTGGACGTGA